One region of Haloprofundus salilacus genomic DNA includes:
- a CDS encoding methylated-DNA--[protein]-cysteine S-methyltransferase, whose protein sequence is MNVELFGTTVRLDETAVSASPSELRRQLAAYESGARRTFDLDVHRPDGFVGNVMEAMAQIPYGETRTYGELAATLDTAAVAVGGACGRNPVPLVVPCHRVVGADSLGGFSAGGDDGLALKRRLLDHERANR, encoded by the coding sequence ATGAACGTAGAACTGTTCGGAACTACTGTGAGGCTGGACGAAACCGCGGTGTCGGCGTCGCCGAGCGAACTCCGTCGACAACTCGCCGCCTACGAGTCCGGAGCGCGGCGGACGTTCGACCTCGACGTGCACCGACCCGACGGGTTCGTCGGCAACGTGATGGAAGCGATGGCCCAGATACCGTACGGCGAGACGCGCACCTATGGCGAACTCGCGGCGACGCTGGACACCGCCGCCGTCGCCGTCGGCGGCGCCTGCGGCCGCAACCCCGTCCCGCTCGTCGTTCCCTGTCACCGAGTCGTCGGCGCGGACTCCCTCGGCGGCTTCTCCGCCGGCGGCGACGACGGTCTCGCACTGAAACGGCGGCTGCTTGACCACGAGCGCGCGAACCGATAA
- the eif1A gene encoding translation initiation factor eIF-1A, giving the protein MSEESGRRNLRMPTDDEQFALVTNMQGYGRVRLRCNDGEERMGRIPGRMRKRIWIREGDIVLVEPWDWQDEKADIVWRYDNQDAEQLREEGHITVG; this is encoded by the coding sequence ATGAGTGAAGAATCCGGACGGCGGAACCTCCGGATGCCCACGGACGACGAGCAGTTCGCGCTCGTGACGAACATGCAGGGGTACGGTCGCGTCAGACTCCGGTGCAACGACGGGGAAGAGCGGATGGGACGCATCCCCGGCCGGATGCGAAAGCGCATCTGGATTCGGGAAGGCGATATCGTCCTCGTCGAACCGTGGGACTGGCAGGACGAGAAAGCCGACATCGTCTGGCGCTACGACAATCAGGACGCCGAACAGCTCCGCGAAGAGGGTCACATCACCGTCGGGTGA
- a CDS encoding DUF2267 domain-containing protein yields MNFDEFTGHVQNRLELANTGESVRAVRATLTTLGERLQEGEAEDLAGPLPMEIDRYLLEADSGQRFGFDEFVNRVAEREGMTDPDDAADAAFHAQAIVALVDEVAPAGEMEDVRAQLPEEYERLFELTDGQPE; encoded by the coding sequence ATGAACTTCGACGAGTTCACCGGTCACGTCCAGAATCGACTCGAGCTAGCCAACACGGGCGAGTCGGTCCGCGCCGTCCGGGCGACGCTCACCACGCTCGGCGAGCGACTGCAGGAAGGCGAGGCCGAGGACCTCGCCGGCCCACTGCCGATGGAGATAGACCGGTATCTGCTCGAAGCGGACTCCGGTCAGCGCTTCGGCTTCGACGAGTTCGTCAACCGGGTCGCCGAGCGCGAGGGAATGACCGACCCCGACGACGCGGCGGACGCCGCGTTCCACGCACAGGCTATCGTCGCGCTCGTGGACGAAGTCGCTCCGGCGGGCGAGATGGAAGACGTGAGAGCGCAACTGCCCGAGGAGTACGAACGGCTGTTCGAGCTGACCGACGGACAGCCGGAGTGA
- a CDS encoding Tm-1-like ATP-binding domain-containing protein, with translation MSVVVVGTLDTKGEEIAFARDVIEAQGVDVHVVDVGVMGDPEFAPDTAAEAVAEAGGTSLQSLREGGDRGEAMDAMGRGAAAIAERLHGEGTLEGILGLGGSGNTSVATTAMRALPVGVPKLMVSTMASGDVEPYVGFKDVTMMYSVADIEGLNQLSRRIIANAALATAGMVASDADVEVEEKPTIALTMFGVTTPCVQTAREYLEDRGYETIVFHATGSGGRAMESLVRQGVVDGVLDVTTTEWADELVGGVLNAGPDRLNAPGEMGIPHVVSVGALDMVNFGPPDSVPERFEDRTFHQHNPQVTLMRTTSEETAELGEILATKLNDASGPVAVYLPLKGVSMLDAEGEDFYDPDADEALFDAVRDALDSNIELIEMDAAVNDEEFALALARKMDEYMSEAPGEIVPDGT, from the coding sequence ATGAGCGTCGTCGTCGTCGGAACGCTCGACACGAAGGGCGAAGAGATCGCGTTCGCCCGCGACGTCATCGAGGCGCAGGGCGTCGACGTCCACGTCGTCGACGTGGGCGTGATGGGCGACCCGGAGTTCGCGCCGGACACCGCCGCGGAGGCGGTCGCGGAGGCCGGCGGTACGAGCCTCCAGTCGCTTCGAGAGGGCGGCGACCGCGGCGAGGCGATGGACGCGATGGGTCGCGGTGCCGCCGCCATCGCCGAGCGACTTCACGGGGAGGGCACCTTGGAGGGCATTCTAGGACTCGGCGGGTCGGGCAACACCTCCGTCGCGACGACGGCGATGCGCGCGCTCCCCGTCGGGGTTCCGAAGCTGATGGTGTCGACGATGGCGTCAGGCGACGTCGAACCGTACGTCGGCTTCAAAGACGTCACGATGATGTACTCGGTCGCCGACATTGAGGGGCTGAACCAACTCTCGCGGCGCATCATCGCGAACGCGGCGCTGGCGACGGCCGGGATGGTCGCCAGCGACGCCGACGTCGAAGTCGAGGAGAAGCCCACCATCGCTCTCACGATGTTCGGCGTCACGACGCCGTGCGTCCAGACGGCCCGCGAGTACCTCGAAGACCGCGGCTACGAGACCATCGTCTTCCACGCGACCGGCTCCGGCGGTCGAGCGATGGAGAGTTTAGTTCGGCAGGGCGTCGTCGACGGCGTGCTCGACGTGACGACGACCGAGTGGGCCGACGAACTCGTCGGCGGCGTGCTCAACGCCGGACCTGACCGACTCAACGCGCCCGGCGAGATGGGAATCCCGCACGTCGTCTCGGTAGGGGCGCTCGACATGGTAAACTTCGGCCCGCCCGATTCGGTGCCCGAGCGGTTCGAGGACCGGACGTTCCACCAACACAACCCGCAGGTGACGCTGATGCGGACGACGTCGGAGGAGACGGCTGAACTCGGCGAGATTCTTGCAACCAAACTGAACGACGCGTCGGGACCTGTCGCGGTGTATCTGCCGCTCAAAGGCGTCTCTATGCTCGACGCAGAGGGCGAGGATTTCTACGACCCCGACGCCGACGAGGCGCTGTTCGACGCCGTCCGCGACGCTCTCGATTCGAACATCGAACTCATCGAGATGGACGCCGCGGTCAACGACGAGGAGTTCGCGCTCGCGCTCGCGCGGAAGATGGACGAGTACATGAGCGAAGCGCCAGGGGAGATAGTGCCGGACGGCACGTGA
- a CDS encoding phosphoenolpyruvate hydrolase family protein, protein MPNQFTRNESLDALRATVEEGRAIIGAGAGTGISAKFAERGGIDLLIIYNSGRYRMGGRGSLAGLLPYGDANEIVVEMGHEVLPVVEETPVLAGVNGTDPFRQMDVFVADLKRRGFSGVQNFPTVGLIDEDSQFRRNLEETGMGYDKEVEMIREASEQEMLTCPYVFDTEQAREMAEAGADVVVAHMGLTTSGDIGAETSLDLDTAAERVQAIHDAAKDVDDEVMVICHGGPIAWPDDAAYVLDNTEGVVGFFGASSIERLPTEEAIENQAREFKEIEL, encoded by the coding sequence ATGCCAAACCAATTCACACGCAACGAATCGCTCGACGCACTCCGCGCGACGGTCGAGGAGGGCCGAGCGATAATCGGCGCGGGCGCCGGAACCGGTATCTCGGCGAAGTTCGCCGAGCGCGGCGGCATCGACCTGCTCATCATCTACAACTCCGGCCGCTATCGGATGGGCGGCCGCGGGTCGCTGGCCGGACTGTTGCCGTACGGCGACGCCAACGAGATCGTCGTCGAGATGGGTCACGAAGTCCTTCCGGTCGTCGAGGAGACGCCGGTCCTCGCGGGGGTGAACGGGACGGACCCGTTCCGCCAGATGGACGTGTTCGTCGCGGACTTGAAGCGTCGCGGGTTCTCGGGCGTCCAGAACTTCCCGACGGTCGGTCTCATCGACGAGGACAGCCAGTTCCGGCGGAACCTCGAGGAGACCGGCATGGGCTACGACAAGGAGGTGGAGATGATCCGCGAGGCCAGTGAGCAGGAGATGCTCACCTGTCCGTACGTCTTCGACACCGAGCAAGCGCGCGAGATGGCCGAGGCGGGCGCCGACGTCGTCGTCGCCCACATGGGGCTGACGACCAGCGGCGACATCGGCGCCGAAACGTCGCTCGACCTCGACACCGCCGCCGAGCGCGTCCAAGCGATTCACGACGCGGCGAAGGACGTCGACGACGAGGTGATGGTCATCTGCCACGGCGGCCCGATAGCGTGGCCCGACGACGCGGCGTACGTCCTCGACAACACCGAGGGCGTCGTCGGTTTCTTCGGCGCGTCCAGCATCGAGCGCCTCCCGACCGAGGAGGCAATCGAGAACCAGGCCCGCGAGTTCAAGGAGATAGAACTGTAG
- a CDS encoding glycosyltransferase family 39 protein, with protein MKQRLILLGVAALAALAHVEALGYWFVATDTITLTASSRVSTVAGVAELFTQPLMAGTRFTKVALFYRPVASLSHALDYALWGVDPTGYHLTNLVIHGVAVALSALVVAAVTDSETGTLAGLLVALHPLTAEVVPSTARRHSLLMSVFLLSALLFLVRGRRRDSRWLLAGSVGAYALAVLTKELSLLFPGLVFAWVVLDEFAGVGTTSSRDVARAVRTALRSFAPFVLVSVVYVGVRVAVLGGLGGYHRSPPLSLGIAVDVVVKYVLSLTYTRDLVTAAFGGVGRGPSLAVGAVLGLLAVALVSLAVRHPRQRAGAIALAVVSGGLGSLPFVAVLADRAGLGTVLLGYPTPYSALVGAAFVATLVGGALFALRALPSQRTLVDGGVGQPLAFFAVWLAAPVALFLISADYTMRNGYLFLTPAMGIVAVVFVTGARNVDFDARELDASAALTVIATVFVLSLAVTSPLVHNYDEWNTAGETNRLTLTTLEGELAEAPDDTTVRISGIPHNVSAASGTFPRAQSPGYVREGTVESWIQLRTSNEVTVRIDSYTQLPRRPIGASVTTERQNGTIAVELHYSYD; from the coding sequence ATGAAGCAGCGATTGATTCTGCTCGGCGTCGCCGCCCTCGCCGCACTGGCGCACGTCGAGGCGCTCGGCTACTGGTTCGTGGCGACGGACACGATCACCCTCACCGCGTCGAGTCGGGTATCTACGGTAGCGGGAGTCGCAGAGCTATTCACGCAACCGCTGATGGCCGGAACCCGGTTCACCAAGGTCGCGCTGTTCTACCGGCCGGTCGCGAGCCTCTCGCACGCGCTCGACTACGCGCTCTGGGGGGTCGATCCGACCGGCTACCACCTCACCAACCTCGTGATTCACGGCGTGGCGGTGGCGCTCTCCGCGCTCGTCGTGGCCGCGGTGACCGACTCGGAGACCGGGACACTCGCTGGTCTGCTCGTGGCGCTCCATCCGCTCACGGCAGAGGTCGTTCCCTCGACGGCTCGCCGCCACAGCCTGCTCATGAGCGTCTTTCTGCTCTCGGCACTCTTGTTTCTCGTCCGCGGTCGTCGACGTGACTCCCGCTGGCTGCTCGCCGGGTCCGTCGGCGCGTACGCGCTCGCGGTTCTGACGAAGGAGCTCTCGCTTCTGTTCCCCGGACTCGTCTTCGCGTGGGTCGTCCTCGACGAGTTCGCCGGTGTAGGGACCACCTCGAGCCGCGACGTCGCCCGGGCTGTTCGGACCGCGCTCCGGTCGTTCGCCCCGTTCGTCCTCGTCTCCGTCGTCTACGTGGGGGTGAGAGTCGCGGTGCTGGGCGGACTCGGTGGCTATCACAGGAGCCCGCCGCTGTCGCTCGGAATCGCCGTCGACGTCGTCGTGAAGTACGTCCTCTCGCTCACCTACACCAGAGACCTCGTCACCGCGGCGTTCGGAGGCGTCGGACGCGGCCCGTCGCTCGCAGTCGGCGCGGTGCTCGGCCTCCTCGCCGTCGCCCTCGTCAGTCTCGCCGTCCGACACCCGAGACAGCGGGCGGGCGCGATCGCGCTCGCGGTGGTCTCCGGCGGTCTCGGCAGTTTACCGTTCGTCGCCGTCCTCGCAGACCGCGCTGGTCTCGGGACGGTGCTTCTCGGCTATCCGACTCCGTACTCCGCCCTCGTCGGCGCCGCCTTCGTCGCTACCCTCGTCGGGGGTGCGCTATTCGCGCTCCGCGCGCTTCCGAGTCAGCGGACGCTCGTCGACGGGGGCGTCGGTCAACCGCTCGCGTTCTTCGCCGTCTGGCTCGCGGCACCTGTCGCGCTGTTTCTAATCAGCGCGGACTACACGATGCGCAACGGCTACCTGTTTCTCACGCCGGCGATGGGAATTGTTGCGGTCGTATTTGTGACCGGTGCTCGAAACGTCGACTTCGACGCCCGCGAACTGGACGCGAGCGCGGCGCTGACGGTTATCGCTACGGTGTTCGTTCTCTCGCTCGCGGTCACCTCGCCGCTCGTCCACAACTACGACGAGTGGAACACTGCCGGCGAGACGAATCGGTTGACGCTCACCACGCTCGAAGGGGAACTCGCGGAGGCTCCTGACGACACGACCGTGCGCATCTCGGGGATACCGCACAACGTCAGTGCGGCCTCCGGCACGTTCCCGCGAGCGCAGTCGCCTGGATACGTGCGGGAGGGGACCGTCGAATCGTGGATACAGTTACGCACCAGCAACGAGGTGACGGTGCGCATCGACAGCTACACCCAACTGCCGCGACGGCCGATCGGCGCGTCGGTCACGACGGAACGACAGAACGGAACGATAGCGGTCGAACTCCACTACTCGTACGACTGA
- a CDS encoding GtrA family protein, whose translation MSQRSTLRERLAAAISLARFGQFVSVGAVGAVCDFAVLLLLSQSGIAATLAAALGVPGAAAELAKLGGIETAIVVMFLLNEHWTFDGEGVAGTRASVRRLGRSHLVRAGGVGVQLLVFSVVYNVLFVDLTFESVDLWLVVASGVGIVAGMGVNFVTESLFTWRVQRPG comes from the coding sequence ATGAGCCAGCGGTCCACGCTCCGCGAGCGTCTCGCCGCCGCGATCTCGCTCGCCCGCTTCGGTCAGTTCGTCTCCGTCGGCGCCGTTGGCGCAGTCTGCGACTTCGCGGTGCTGTTGCTCCTCTCGCAGTCAGGCATTGCAGCGACGCTCGCAGCGGCGCTGGGCGTTCCGGGTGCCGCTGCCGAACTCGCAAAACTCGGTGGTATCGAGACGGCCATCGTTGTCATGTTCCTGCTTAACGAACACTGGACGTTCGACGGCGAGGGCGTCGCCGGCACCCGCGCATCGGTTCGCCGACTGGGCAGATCACACCTCGTGCGCGCCGGCGGCGTCGGCGTCCAACTGCTCGTCTTCTCGGTCGTCTACAACGTGTTGTTCGTCGACCTGACGTTCGAGAGCGTCGACCTCTGGCTGGTAGTCGCGAGCGGAGTTGGTATCGTCGCCGGGATGGGCGTCAACTTCGTCACCGAGAGCCTGTTCACGTGGCGAGTCCAACGTCCCGGCTGA
- a CDS encoding glycosyltransferase family 2 protein, with protein sequence MDVSIITPAYSEEENVRKLVSEIVVAFEEDDATREFEIVLVVNDEDPSDTPAIADALADELPAVTPVHRQGNGGFGNAIKTGLAAAEGDILVPIMSDFSDDPRHALRLVEAVESGNDIAYGSRFAPGGSVEGYPPLKLVLNRLTNNTAKVAFGIDSEDVTNIFTAYRAEVIDDVGVENLESESFDITIELPIRAHMNARTYTEVPVSFRGRDEGESSFRILREGPLFAERFARLFWQYRVPSNGRIEPANRSKNRT encoded by the coding sequence ATGGACGTGAGCATCATCACACCCGCGTACAGCGAAGAAGAGAACGTTCGAAAACTGGTTTCCGAGATCGTCGTCGCGTTCGAGGAGGACGACGCGACGCGCGAGTTCGAGATCGTTCTCGTGGTCAACGACGAGGACCCGAGTGACACCCCCGCAATCGCCGACGCCCTCGCCGACGAACTACCCGCGGTGACCCCCGTCCACCGGCAGGGCAACGGCGGGTTCGGTAACGCGATAAAAACCGGCTTAGCCGCCGCGGAGGGCGACATCCTCGTCCCTATCATGTCGGACTTCTCCGACGACCCGCGGCACGCGCTCCGTCTCGTCGAAGCGGTCGAGTCTGGCAACGACATCGCCTACGGCTCTCGGTTCGCTCCCGGGGGGTCGGTCGAGGGGTATCCGCCGCTGAAACTGGTGCTCAACAGGCTCACGAACAACACCGCGAAGGTCGCGTTCGGCATCGACTCCGAGGACGTCACGAACATCTTCACTGCCTACCGCGCGGAGGTCATCGACGACGTCGGCGTCGAGAACCTCGAATCCGAGAGCTTCGACATCACCATCGAACTCCCCATCCGCGCGCACATGAACGCCCGAACGTACACGGAGGTGCCCGTCTCCTTCCGGGGGAGAGACGAAGGTGAAAGCAGTTTCCGGATTCTGCGCGAAGGCCCGCTGTTCGCCGAGCGGTTCGCTCGACTGTTCTGGCAGTACCGCGTTCCCTCGAACGGTCGAATCGAACCCGCGAACAGAAGCAAGAACAGAACGTAA
- the gmd gene encoding GDP-mannose 4,6-dehydratase, producing MSDRALITGITGQDGSYLAEHLLREGYEVYGLARWTSTSNEDRIEHIRDDLNLLTGDLADQPSLDRAVEAADPDEVYHLGALSFVPESFTQPTVTSNVTGLGTTRMLEAIRKYDPEIRFYQAGTSEMFGNAPDERQSIDTGFYPRSPYGVSKLYAHWMTVNYREAHGMYATNGILFNHESPRRGTQFVTRKITRAAARIAVGEQDELRLGNLNAKRDWGHARDYVKAMHLMLQQDEPDDYVVGTGEHHTVRECAQIAFDEVGLEWEEYVKVDEKFFRAAEVDALQADPSRAKRKLEWEPTTTFDEMIREMVQKDLAAVRSDD from the coding sequence ATGAGTGACCGAGCGCTAATCACGGGCATCACCGGGCAGGACGGAAGCTATCTGGCCGAGCATCTTCTGCGCGAAGGGTACGAGGTGTACGGGCTCGCGCGGTGGACGAGCACGTCGAACGAGGACCGCATCGAGCACATCCGCGACGACCTGAACCTCCTGACGGGTGATTTGGCCGACCAGCCCTCGCTCGACCGGGCCGTCGAGGCGGCCGACCCCGACGAAGTGTACCACCTCGGCGCGCTCTCGTTCGTCCCCGAGAGCTTCACGCAACCGACGGTCACCTCGAACGTGACCGGACTGGGGACGACCCGAATGCTCGAAGCGATTCGAAAGTACGACCCGGAGATTCGATTCTATCAGGCGGGAACCAGCGAGATGTTCGGGAACGCCCCGGACGAGCGCCAGTCTATCGACACTGGGTTCTACCCGCGCAGCCCCTACGGCGTCTCAAAGCTCTACGCCCACTGGATGACGGTCAACTACCGGGAGGCCCACGGGATGTACGCGACCAACGGTATCTTGTTCAACCACGAGTCGCCGCGGCGCGGAACGCAGTTCGTCACGCGCAAGATAACGCGAGCGGCGGCCCGCATCGCCGTCGGCGAACAGGACGAACTTCGTCTCGGAAACCTCAACGCCAAGCGCGACTGGGGGCACGCCCGCGACTACGTGAAAGCGATGCATCTGATGCTCCAGCAGGACGAACCGGACGACTACGTCGTCGGAACCGGCGAACACCACACCGTGCGCGAGTGCGCGCAGATCGCCTTCGACGAGGTCGGCCTCGAGTGGGAGGAGTACGTCAAGGTCGACGAGAAGTTCTTCAGAGCCGCCGAAGTCGACGCGCTCCAAGCCGACCCCTCGCGGGCAAAACGGAAACTGGAATGGGAGCCGACGACGACGTTCGACGAGATGATTCGAGAGATGGTGCAGAAAGATCTCGCGGCCGTGCGGTCCGATGACTGA
- a CDS encoding NAD-dependent epimerase/dehydratase family protein translates to MTESVLVTGGSGFIGRHVLEELRDAGYGVAALTHASPLPDRPGFEAVDAVDGDVTRFESLPSFEPYDAVVHLAGVVSVGDSLERPRRTYEVNTTGTVNVFERARADDVGSVVYGSSAAIYGIPDELPITESQSVEPLHPYAASKLAGEQVAKATANAYELDVAVVRPFTTYGPGQRSDNLIPHVVSQLQSGADVLELGNLSPTRDFVYVRDVASAIRTVVDSDRQAADEGTTDDSPTAADSTADVYNVGSESETSVREVVERLRSLMESDASIESTKKRDERVEIPRMVADCSRLKRLGWRPEFDLESGLEQTIAQEDSQKHE, encoded by the coding sequence ATGACTGAGTCCGTGCTGGTCACCGGCGGGTCGGGGTTCATCGGCCGTCACGTGCTCGAAGAACTCCGGGACGCGGGGTACGGTGTTGCCGCGTTGACCCATGCCTCGCCGCTGCCGGACCGCCCCGGATTCGAGGCGGTCGACGCCGTCGACGGCGACGTTACCCGGTTCGAGTCGCTGCCGTCGTTCGAGCCGTACGACGCCGTCGTCCACCTCGCGGGCGTCGTCTCCGTCGGCGACTCGCTCGAACGCCCCAGACGCACCTACGAGGTGAACACGACCGGAACGGTGAACGTGTTCGAGCGGGCGCGCGCGGACGACGTCGGCAGCGTCGTCTACGGCAGTAGCGCGGCCATCTACGGCATCCCCGACGAACTGCCGATAACCGAATCGCAGTCGGTCGAGCCGCTGCACCCCTACGCAGCGAGCAAACTCGCGGGCGAACAGGTGGCGAAAGCGACGGCGAACGCGTACGAACTCGACGTGGCGGTCGTCCGGCCGTTCACCACGTACGGTCCCGGACAGCGGTCCGACAACCTGATACCGCACGTCGTCTCCCAACTGCAATCGGGTGCGGACGTGCTTGAACTCGGGAATCTCTCGCCGACGAGGGACTTCGTCTACGTCCGCGACGTCGCGTCGGCGATTCGGACCGTCGTCGACAGCGATCGACAGGCGGCGGACGAGGGGACGACGGACGACTCGCCGACGGCCGCCGATTCGACGGCGGACGTCTACAACGTCGGGAGTGAGTCGGAGACGTCGGTGCGAGAGGTCGTCGAACGGCTTCGGAGCCTGATGGAAAGCGACGCCAGTATAGAGTCGACAAAGAAGCGAGACGAGCGGGTCGAAATCCCGCGGATGGTGGCGGACTGCAGTCGGTTGAAGCGTCTCGGGTGGCGGCCGGAGTTCGACCTCGAATCGGGGTTGGAACAAACGATCGCCCAGGAGGACTCACAGAAACATGAGTGA
- a CDS encoding DegT/DnrJ/EryC1/StrS family aminotransferase, which yields MSELDERMERIAAEVERHFKERHKEFVPGETPIRLSEPTFGSEEVVEAIESLLSTWVTMGDKVERFERGWANYVGAEHATMVNSGSSANLLAMKTLAEDRIDPGDEVVVPAVSWSTSLFPILDIDAEPVLVDVDPETYTLDVDELAEAITDDTAGVVPVHLLGNPCEMDPILDLAEDHDLAVMEDCCEAHGAEYRGQKVGTFGDLGTFSFFFSHHISTIEGGMVVTDEQSYLDRTRMARAHGWVRELDDESFSAEHPDIDERFLFASQGYNLRPTDIQGAFGIHQLEKLEPFVEKRRENAAYLNERLERYDEYFDVLHERDGTRCSWFAYPLLVEESAPFGRDDLQEHLEANRIETRPILAGDLTRQPVMERIPHRVVGELEGSEHLHFDGLFVGNHHGLDEPRLEYIADTVETFVEEHD from the coding sequence ATGAGTGAACTTGACGAGCGGATGGAACGCATCGCGGCGGAAGTCGAACGACACTTCAAGGAGCGACACAAGGAGTTTGTCCCGGGCGAGACGCCGATTCGGCTGAGTGAACCGACGTTCGGCAGCGAGGAGGTCGTCGAGGCCATCGAGTCACTGCTGTCGACATGGGTGACGATGGGCGACAAAGTCGAGCGGTTCGAGCGCGGGTGGGCCAACTACGTCGGCGCGGAGCACGCGACGATGGTCAACTCCGGGTCGTCCGCGAACCTGCTAGCGATGAAGACGCTCGCCGAGGACCGAATCGACCCCGGCGACGAAGTCGTCGTCCCGGCGGTGTCGTGGTCCACGAGCCTCTTTCCGATTCTCGACATCGACGCCGAACCGGTGCTCGTCGACGTCGACCCCGAGACGTACACGCTCGACGTCGACGAACTCGCCGAGGCGATAACCGACGACACGGCGGGCGTCGTCCCGGTCCACCTGCTCGGCAACCCCTGCGAGATGGACCCGATACTCGACCTCGCCGAGGACCACGACCTGGCGGTGATGGAGGACTGCTGCGAAGCCCACGGCGCGGAGTACCGGGGCCAGAAAGTCGGGACGTTCGGCGACCTCGGGACGTTCAGCTTCTTTTTCTCGCACCACATCTCGACCATCGAGGGCGGGATGGTCGTCACCGACGAACAGTCGTACCTCGACAGAACGCGGATGGCCCGAGCGCACGGGTGGGTTCGCGAACTCGACGACGAGTCGTTCTCGGCGGAGCACCCCGACATCGACGAGCGGTTCCTCTTCGCCTCGCAGGGGTACAATCTCCGACCCACCGACATCCAGGGCGCGTTCGGCATCCACCAACTGGAGAAACTGGAACCGTTCGTCGAGAAGCGTCGCGAGAACGCGGCGTACCTCAACGAGCGACTGGAGCGGTACGACGAGTACTTCGACGTGCTCCACGAGCGCGACGGGACGCGCTGTTCCTGGTTCGCCTATCCGCTTCTCGTCGAGGAGTCGGCGCCGTTCGGCCGGGACGACCTGCAAGAGCATCTCGAAGCGAACCGGATCGAGACGCGACCGATCCTCGCGGGCGACCTGACCCGGCAACCGGTGATGGAGCGAATCCCTCATCGTGTGGTCGGCGAGCTGGAGGGGTCAGAACACCTCCACTTCGATGGTCTGTTCGTCGGCAACCATCACGGACTCGACGAACCGCGGTTGGAGTACATCGCCGACACCGTCGAAACGTTCGTCGAAGAACACGACTAA
- a CDS encoding alcohol dehydrogenase catalytic domain-containing protein, which translates to MRTAAFTELVGPDGVGIVDEPTPEPGRKEAVVDVEACAINRHDLWILEGDSAMVDAADLPFVSGLDVAGVVASVGDDVTSVEPGDRVVLCPNETCRTCRFCREGPENLCENFSLYHGGLAESALVSADRLVSLPDSVDATTAAALPTAYMTAFHMLRRANVGPGDLVFVPGTTGGVGVASVQLVDVLGARTVGTSSSAAKLDQLEELGLDYIVEGTDIEEIRVAVREVGAPDAVLNHLGGPYTELGLDLLRHGGRMVVCGRTAGSRSEIDVPDLFLGHKHLIGSTMGTQLDLERLVDLVADGSLSPEIHETYPLEETGEAFAAMQDREHVGKIVVTA; encoded by the coding sequence ATGCGCACCGCAGCATTCACCGAACTCGTCGGTCCCGACGGCGTCGGCATCGTCGACGAACCGACCCCAGAACCGGGTCGAAAAGAGGCGGTCGTCGATGTCGAAGCCTGCGCGATAAACCGACACGACCTATGGATACTCGAAGGCGACTCCGCGATGGTCGACGCCGCGGACCTCCCGTTCGTCAGCGGACTCGACGTCGCCGGCGTCGTGGCGTCCGTCGGCGACGACGTGACTTCGGTCGAACCCGGCGACCGGGTCGTCCTCTGTCCGAACGAGACCTGCAGGACCTGTCGGTTCTGCCGCGAGGGCCCCGAGAACCTCTGTGAGAACTTCTCGCTGTACCACGGCGGACTCGCCGAATCCGCGCTCGTCTCGGCCGACCGCCTCGTCTCGCTGCCCGACTCGGTCGACGCGACGACCGCCGCGGCGCTCCCGACCGCCTACATGACCGCCTTCCACATGCTCCGACGCGCGAACGTTGGTCCCGGCGATCTGGTCTTCGTTCCAGGTACGACCGGAGGCGTCGGCGTCGCGAGCGTCCAACTCGTCGACGTGCTCGGCGCTCGGACCGTGGGTACGTCCTCGTCGGCAGCGAAACTCGACCAGTTGGAGGAGCTGGGTCTCGACTACATCGTCGAAGGGACCGACATCGAGGAGATTCGGGTGGCCGTTCGAGAGGTCGGGGCGCCGGATGCGGTGCTCAACCACCTCGGCGGACCGTACACCGAACTCGGATTGGACCTCCTGCGTCACGGGGGCCGGATGGTCGTCTGCGGTCGGACCGCCGGCAGCCGCTCCGAAATCGACGTTCCCGACCTGTTCCTCGGTCACAAGCACCTCATCGGCAGCACGATGGGGACACAACTCGACCTCGAACGGTTGGTCGATCTTGTCGCGGACGGGTCGCTTTCGCCCGAAATTCACGAGACGTACCCGCTCGAAGAAACGGGGGAAGCGTTCGCCGCGATGCAGGACCGTGAGCACGTCGGTAAAATCGTCGTAACGGCCTAA